A portion of the Sphaerochaeta pleomorpha str. Grapes genome contains these proteins:
- a CDS encoding nucleotidyltransferase family protein — protein MHKPPLIKGIILAAGLSSRMGECKPLMPVRGKTMIENSIDSMLESGVDSVIVVLGYQGKKIERMLEKRYQSSVAIVYNNDFKTTDMLHSIQIGVQSLGDCDAFFVLPADMPDIHSSTFQSLMECWVATSCLVAFPCLDKKRKHPPLIDIRCRDTILFFKGQGGLRSVWHYFEDNIATVSVEDMGCDTDLDTRKDYCSYIEKYTPGKPAKQEVGTYGYQ, from the coding sequence ATGCATAAACCACCGCTCATCAAGGGAATCATTCTGGCTGCAGGGCTCTCCTCGCGAATGGGTGAATGCAAACCTTTGATGCCGGTGCGTGGAAAAACGATGATCGAGAACAGTATAGACTCGATGCTCGAAAGCGGGGTTGATTCCGTAATTGTGGTTCTGGGGTATCAAGGAAAAAAAATCGAAAGAATGTTGGAAAAGCGGTATCAATCATCGGTTGCCATTGTCTATAACAACGATTTCAAAACAACCGATATGCTGCATTCCATTCAGATCGGAGTACAATCGCTCGGCGACTGCGACGCCTTCTTCGTACTCCCTGCGGACATGCCCGATATACACAGCAGCACGTTTCAATCGCTCATGGAATGTTGGGTTGCAACAAGCTGCCTTGTCGCCTTTCCCTGTCTGGACAAGAAAAGAAAGCATCCTCCGCTCATCGATATACGATGCAGGGACACTATTCTCTTTTTCAAAGGGCAGGGAGGTCTGCGTTCCGTTTGGCACTATTTTGAAGATAACATTGCAACAGTTTCGGTTGAAGACATGGGTTGTGACACCGATTTGGATACCAGAAAGGATTATTGCTCATATATTGAGAAATACACCCCTGGCAAACCGGCAAAACAGGAGGTAGGTACATATGGATATCAGTAA
- a CDS encoding (2Fe-2S)-binding protein, producing the protein MMEKAITFILNGKKVTYAGSATDRLLDVLRDHFHLTGVKCGCKEGECGSCSIIMDSLLVNSCMVAMGRVDGCNVVTIEGYSKTERFKVIDKAYASVGAAQCGFCIPGMVLASECLLDTNPNPTEEEIRDGISGNLCRCTGYNAIVKAIAIAAEEGKGLW; encoded by the coding sequence ATGATGGAAAAAGCCATTACATTCATCTTGAACGGGAAAAAGGTCACCTATGCAGGGAGTGCAACCGACCGCCTGCTCGATGTATTGAGAGACCATTTTCACCTTACCGGTGTAAAATGCGGATGCAAGGAAGGAGAGTGCGGATCCTGTTCTATCATAATGGATTCGCTTCTGGTCAATTCCTGCATGGTTGCCATGGGCAGGGTTGATGGTTGTAACGTCGTGACCATAGAGGGTTACAGCAAAACAGAACGATTCAAGGTCATCGACAAGGCCTATGCATCAGTGGGCGCCGCCCAATGCGGGTTCTGCATTCCCGGCATGGTATTGGCAAGCGAATGCCTTTTAGATACAAACCCCAATCCCACAGAGGAAGAAATCCGCGATGGTATTTCAGGGAACCTGTGCAGGTGCACCGGATATAACGCCATTGTCAAAGCAATCGCGATTGCAGCAGAGGAGGGCAAAGGATTATGGTAA
- a CDS encoding FAD binding domain-containing protein, with protein MVNGFVATSLTEALTAMATGSFTPYIGGTDLMVEQKQGANYLFLHRVPQMKQIIEDEQYLRLGASCTFTEVLQNTKTHPLLKQSIRELAAPAIRNLGTLGGNIGNGSAKADTVLIFFVTDSHLRIASVRGERIVPIKKFYKGRKMLDLAPDELIVEVLMPKDLPSSWYYKKIGARKALAISRIAFAAMMDIEGGIIKSCATGFGAVSAMVIRRPDFDAMLEGKTIEEAKEAKNAYLDAYRSILNPIEGRVSAEYRKTVCMNLLSDFLDQNGI; from the coding sequence ATGGTAAACGGATTTGTCGCAACTTCGCTCACAGAAGCCTTGACTGCCATGGCAACAGGCTCTTTTACCCCCTATATCGGGGGCACCGATCTCATGGTAGAGCAAAAACAAGGTGCGAACTATCTCTTTTTGCACCGGGTACCTCAAATGAAGCAGATCATCGAGGACGAACAATACTTACGCTTGGGTGCCTCCTGCACTTTTACCGAGGTCCTGCAGAATACAAAGACGCATCCCTTGCTCAAACAATCGATACGGGAACTCGCAGCCCCTGCGATCAGGAATCTGGGAACGCTCGGGGGCAATATCGGAAATGGGTCGGCCAAAGCCGATACAGTACTCATCTTCTTTGTGACTGACTCGCATCTGCGCATAGCCAGTGTCAGGGGAGAAAGAATTGTTCCTATCAAAAAATTCTACAAAGGCAGGAAGATGCTGGATCTGGCACCCGATGAATTAATCGTCGAAGTCCTCATGCCAAAGGACCTTCCTTCTTCGTGGTATTACAAAAAGATCGGGGCCCGTAAAGCCCTGGCCATCTCAAGGATAGCCTTTGCTGCCATGATGGATATCGAAGGAGGCATTATCAAATCCTGTGCAACGGGATTCGGTGCTGTCAGTGCTATGGTTATCCGCCGTCCCGATTTCGATGCCATGCTCGAGGGAAAAACCATTGAGGAGGCAAAGGAAGCAAAGAATGCCTACCTTGATGCCTACAGGTCTATCCTGAATCCCATCGAGGGAAGGGTCTCTGCAGAATACCGCAAAACAGTATGTATGAACCTGTTATCCGACTTTTTGGATCAGAACGGGATTTGA
- the xdh gene encoding selenium-dependent xanthine dehydrogenase, which produces MISLTVNGTVVSCRQDKNMILFLRDDLRITSVKNGCGEGVCGSCTILADGRKVKCCTQKVSAFVGKTIVTVEGLSQREKDVYTHCFSEAGAVQCGFCIPGMVLSAKSLLDNNLEPTLSDVQQAIKGNICRCTGYKKIEEAILLSARFFKENLEIPLPETDGSLNQRFKRVDAKEKILGTGLFSDDIVVPDMVYAKALRSKYPRAIVNKIDISKALQHSDCVKILLAKDVPNNKTGHIIQDWDVLLAQGETTRYIGDALALVATNHKETLDEVISLIEVDYTVLDPITSPSQALKSDAPSIHPGGNILSKEVLKRGDSETAIKNSKYVVTRHYSTPFNDHAFMESECAIAQMEGEDGLLLYTGGQSVYDEQREISHMLGIAKEKVHCHSMLVGGGFGGKEDMSVQHHAALMAWVLKRAVKVQFSRQESLLYHTKRHAMEMDFTTACDENGHLTGMKATIIADTGAYASLGGPVLQRACTHAAGPYNYQNVDILGMSVYTNNVVGGAYRGFGVTQSCFATEGNINLLAEMVGISPWEFRFRNAIEPGQVLPNGQIADQNCAMKECLLAVKKSYESSPYAGLACAFKNSGTGVGLKDIGRCILSIEKGIVHIRTSAACMGQGIATMATQMFCQQTGLSPTVIIHERADTVRTPNSGTSTASRQTVVTGEAVRRAAEKLFIELQQGKTLAELEGREFYGEFSAKTDPMGSTKENPVSHVSYSYAAQVVILDKEGKLQGIVAAYDVGTPVNIQSVEGQIEGGIVMGLGFALTEEYPIEGGYPNIRYGRLGLLHAPQVPPIEVKLIQPEREKLPYAFGAKGVGELCLIPTSPACSHAYYRLDGKERNTLPLQNTYYKKAKNA; this is translated from the coding sequence ATGATTTCATTGACAGTCAACGGTACGGTTGTTTCGTGTAGGCAGGATAAGAATATGATCCTGTTTCTCCGTGACGACCTGCGCATAACCTCCGTAAAAAATGGCTGTGGCGAAGGTGTATGTGGTTCCTGTACCATTCTTGCCGATGGCAGGAAAGTAAAATGTTGCACGCAGAAAGTGTCAGCCTTTGTTGGGAAAACGATTGTTACCGTAGAGGGCCTGTCCCAGCGAGAAAAGGATGTCTATACCCACTGTTTTTCTGAAGCTGGGGCGGTACAATGTGGTTTCTGTATCCCTGGCATGGTGCTTTCGGCGAAAAGCCTATTGGACAATAACCTTGAGCCTACACTTTCTGACGTACAACAGGCTATCAAGGGCAACATATGCCGTTGTACCGGCTATAAAAAAATTGAAGAAGCCATTCTCCTTTCTGCCCGCTTCTTCAAGGAAAATCTGGAAATTCCCCTACCAGAGACAGATGGCTCTCTGAACCAACGGTTCAAACGAGTCGATGCAAAGGAGAAAATTCTCGGCACCGGGCTATTCAGTGATGATATCGTGGTTCCCGATATGGTCTACGCAAAGGCACTGAGAAGCAAATATCCTAGGGCTATCGTAAACAAGATCGATATCTCAAAGGCTTTGCAGCACAGTGACTGTGTCAAAATCCTGTTGGCCAAGGATGTTCCCAATAATAAGACAGGGCATATCATCCAGGACTGGGATGTCCTTCTTGCCCAAGGAGAGACCACCCGCTATATCGGCGATGCCCTCGCCTTGGTAGCCACCAACCACAAAGAAACCCTCGATGAGGTCATCTCGCTCATCGAAGTCGATTATACAGTTCTCGATCCGATAACCTCCCCTTCCCAGGCTTTGAAAAGCGATGCCCCCTCTATCCATCCAGGTGGCAACATCCTTAGCAAGGAGGTCTTGAAACGCGGGGACAGCGAAACAGCCATCAAGAATTCCAAATATGTGGTGACCCGCCATTATTCTACACCTTTCAATGACCATGCCTTCATGGAAAGTGAGTGTGCCATAGCTCAGATGGAAGGCGAAGACGGATTGTTACTCTACACCGGGGGCCAATCGGTATACGACGAGCAACGCGAGATTTCCCACATGCTAGGCATTGCCAAGGAAAAAGTCCATTGCCATTCCATGCTGGTAGGTGGAGGCTTTGGCGGGAAAGAGGACATGAGCGTACAACACCATGCAGCATTGATGGCCTGGGTGTTGAAACGAGCAGTGAAAGTGCAGTTTTCCCGTCAGGAAAGTTTGCTCTACCACACCAAACGACATGCGATGGAGATGGATTTCACCACTGCCTGTGACGAAAACGGTCATCTTACTGGCATGAAAGCAACCATTATCGCAGACACCGGGGCCTATGCTTCATTAGGAGGTCCTGTTTTACAGCGGGCCTGCACCCATGCCGCCGGTCCCTACAACTACCAGAATGTCGATATTCTGGGAATGTCAGTCTATACCAATAACGTTGTAGGCGGTGCCTACAGGGGGTTCGGGGTTACCCAAAGTTGTTTTGCCACCGAGGGAAACATCAATCTCCTTGCAGAAATGGTTGGCATCTCCCCATGGGAATTCAGATTCCGCAACGCAATAGAACCTGGACAAGTGCTCCCGAACGGACAGATTGCTGACCAGAACTGTGCAATGAAGGAATGTCTGCTCGCTGTCAAGAAGTCATATGAGTCAAGTCCGTATGCAGGACTTGCCTGTGCATTCAAAAACAGCGGGACCGGTGTCGGGCTCAAAGATATTGGCAGGTGCATCCTATCCATAGAGAAAGGAATCGTCCATATCAGGACTTCTGCCGCCTGTATGGGACAAGGCATTGCCACCATGGCCACCCAGATGTTTTGCCAGCAGACTGGGTTGTCACCGACTGTAATCATCCATGAACGGGCAGACACCGTACGCACCCCAAACAGCGGTACCAGCACTGCAAGCCGGCAGACCGTGGTGACTGGGGAAGCGGTCAGAAGAGCGGCCGAGAAACTGTTTATAGAGCTGCAACAAGGAAAAACCCTTGCAGAGCTTGAAGGAAGGGAATTCTATGGGGAATTCTCGGCAAAAACCGACCCCATGGGCTCGACAAAGGAAAACCCGGTCAGCCATGTAAGCTATAGCTATGCTGCCCAGGTTGTCATCTTGGACAAGGAAGGAAAACTCCAGGGCATCGTTGCAGCCTATGACGTTGGGACACCGGTCAATATCCAAAGCGTTGAGGGTCAGATCGAAGGGGGTATCGTGATGGGTCTCGGCTTTGCCCTGACTGAAGAGTACCCCATAGAAGGGGGGTATCCGAATATACGGTATGGAAGGCTTGGATTGTTGCATGCCCCGCAGGTTCCCCCAATAGAAGTCAAGCTCATACAGCCAGAACGGGAGAAACTCCCCTATGCCTTCGGCGCAAAAGGAGTCGGGGAACTTTGCCTCATTCCCACATCCCCGGCATGCAGCCATGCCTATTACCGCCTTGATGGCAAAGAAAGAAACACGCTCCCTTTGCAGAATACCTACTACAAGAAGGCAAAAAATGCATAA
- a CDS encoding cation-translocating P-type ATPase translates to MLAHFETLSDVIKTLGTNAKSGLSESEAKARLAQYGQNKLKEKKRKSNLQRFLIQFKDVMIIILIIAAIISFGIAFYEGEGFFEPLLIMLIVILNAVMGVMQENKAEKALDALKKLSSPHSRVLRDGKESIVEAAYLVPGDIVILEAGDITPADVRLIASSNLKSDESALTGESVAAEKDSDAIVASDAPLGDRFNMLFSGCSITYGSAKAVVTGTGMQTEMGKIADLLQSAEDNQTTPLQVKLAELGKYLGIAALVACGVIFGIGILDKMDILDMFMISVSLAVSAIPEGLPAIVTVVLAIGVQRMAKRNAIVRRLPAVETLGSASVICSDKTGTLTQNKMTLTKAYASESDTLEDISSSNSEAIRTLLSYATLCCDGKVEFVEGKEKHMGDPTETSIIVGAFKNGIDQAELTARCPRLASLPFDSERKLMTTVNVIDGKNIVIVKGAFDMLEKRCSSGDTETARSLVEKLSADALRLLAVAYKEIGTVPEKPTSEELESNLTFMGLVGMIDPPRKEAGEAVALCKKAGIKVVMITGDHVITAGAIAKELGILNPGEMSITGKELEQMSDEELKAKVRSISVYARVTPSDKIKIVRAWQDSGEVVAMTGDGVNDAPALKAADIGCAMGITGTEVAKGAAAMTLSDDNFATIVEAVREGRGIYDNIKKVVSYLLSTNIGEVLTVFFAMLFWRQTPLLSMQLLWINLITDSLPAIALGMEPIGSKVMERKPKSKDEGLFAGGLTLQVILQGTMFAVLTLLAFSIGWKENGNLSEGRTMAFMVLSSMQLFHSFNMRSAFSLFKIGIFTNKSLNKAVLTSALMLLLVLFIPPITSIFALTMLSGKLYAIAILFALLPIPILELAKKAGIIRYMD, encoded by the coding sequence GTGCTAGCACATTTCGAAACACTTTCCGATGTAATCAAGACATTGGGTACAAATGCCAAGTCAGGGCTATCTGAATCCGAGGCAAAAGCACGCCTTGCCCAATATGGGCAAAACAAGCTCAAAGAAAAGAAACGAAAATCGAATCTGCAACGGTTTTTGATCCAGTTCAAGGACGTCATGATCATTATCCTCATCATTGCAGCAATCATATCCTTTGGAATTGCTTTCTATGAGGGAGAGGGATTCTTTGAACCGCTTTTGATCATGCTCATTGTCATTTTGAATGCAGTAATGGGTGTCATGCAGGAAAACAAGGCTGAGAAGGCCCTCGACGCCTTGAAAAAGCTTTCATCGCCCCACTCCAGGGTCCTTCGCGACGGCAAGGAAAGCATTGTCGAGGCAGCATATCTGGTTCCTGGTGATATAGTCATCCTGGAAGCCGGGGATATAACCCCTGCAGATGTACGGCTTATTGCTTCCTCGAACCTAAAGTCCGATGAATCAGCGCTTACCGGGGAATCGGTAGCAGCCGAAAAAGACAGCGATGCCATAGTCGCTTCCGATGCTCCTTTGGGCGACCGCTTCAACATGCTTTTTTCAGGTTGCAGCATTACCTATGGTTCTGCAAAAGCTGTGGTAACAGGCACCGGCATGCAAACAGAAATGGGCAAAATTGCCGATTTGCTGCAAAGTGCCGAGGACAACCAGACTACTCCTTTGCAAGTCAAGCTTGCAGAACTCGGCAAGTACCTGGGAATAGCGGCACTGGTTGCCTGTGGGGTAATATTCGGTATCGGGATACTGGACAAGATGGATATCCTGGACATGTTCATGATCTCAGTCTCCCTTGCAGTTTCGGCAATTCCCGAAGGCTTGCCGGCAATCGTAACGGTTGTTCTGGCTATTGGGGTGCAGCGTATGGCCAAGCGCAATGCCATTGTCCGAAGGCTCCCTGCAGTAGAGACCTTGGGAAGCGCTTCGGTTATCTGCTCTGACAAGACCGGTACCTTAACCCAGAACAAAATGACCCTTACCAAAGCCTATGCTAGTGAAAGCGATACCCTTGAAGATATTTCATCAAGCAACTCAGAGGCGATCAGGACCTTGCTTTCCTATGCTACGCTTTGCTGCGACGGAAAGGTAGAGTTTGTCGAGGGAAAAGAAAAACATATGGGCGATCCGACAGAGACTTCAATCATCGTCGGAGCCTTTAAAAACGGCATAGACCAGGCAGAACTTACTGCGCGATGCCCCCGTCTTGCATCCCTACCTTTCGATTCGGAAAGAAAGCTTATGACTACGGTCAACGTCATCGACGGAAAGAATATCGTCATTGTAAAAGGTGCTTTTGACATGCTTGAGAAGCGATGCAGTTCAGGCGATACAGAAACCGCCCGCTCGTTGGTTGAAAAGCTCAGTGCAGATGCCCTGCGTCTCCTTGCTGTCGCATACAAGGAAATTGGGACTGTACCAGAGAAACCCACAAGCGAAGAACTGGAGTCTAACCTGACCTTTATGGGCCTGGTCGGTATGATCGACCCCCCACGCAAAGAAGCAGGCGAAGCGGTCGCACTTTGCAAGAAAGCAGGTATCAAGGTTGTCATGATAACCGGAGACCATGTCATTACAGCGGGTGCCATTGCCAAGGAGTTGGGAATCCTCAATCCTGGGGAGATGTCAATTACCGGCAAAGAACTTGAACAGATGAGCGATGAGGAACTCAAGGCCAAGGTCCGTTCCATCAGCGTATATGCCCGGGTCACGCCGTCAGATAAAATCAAGATTGTCCGTGCCTGGCAAGACAGCGGCGAGGTTGTGGCCATGACCGGGGATGGCGTCAATGATGCCCCTGCCCTCAAGGCTGCAGATATTGGGTGTGCCATGGGCATCACGGGAACAGAAGTTGCCAAAGGGGCTGCGGCAATGACACTCTCTGATGACAATTTTGCCACTATCGTAGAGGCAGTAAGGGAAGGTCGTGGAATCTATGACAACATCAAAAAAGTGGTCAGCTACCTGCTCTCCACCAATATCGGGGAAGTACTGACTGTCTTCTTTGCGATGCTATTCTGGAGACAGACCCCGTTACTCTCCATGCAGTTGCTTTGGATCAACCTTATTACCGACAGCCTTCCGGCTATTGCACTGGGGATGGAACCTATCGGAAGCAAGGTAATGGAGCGAAAACCGAAAAGCAAGGACGAAGGACTGTTTGCCGGCGGATTGACCCTCCAGGTAATTTTGCAGGGAACTATGTTTGCCGTGTTGACGCTGCTTGCCTTCTCCATCGGCTGGAAGGAAAATGGAAACCTAAGCGAAGGCAGAACCATGGCTTTCATGGTCCTTTCCTCCATGCAGTTGTTTCATTCCTTCAACATGCGATCGGCTTTCTCCTTGTTCAAGATCGGGATCTTCACAAACAAGAGTTTGAACAAAGCAGTACTCACCTCAGCTTTGATGCTCCTTTTGGTGTTGTTCATTCCCCCGATTACTTCAATCTTCGCCCTTACGATGCTGAGCGGCAAACTCTATGCCATTGCAATCCTCTTTGCTTTGCTACCTATCCCAATCCTTGAACTGGCAAAGAAAGCAGGGATCATCAGATATATGGATTAG
- a CDS encoding xanthine dehydrogenase family protein molybdopterin-binding subunit, which produces MDISNSVRKKDHGPKMDGSALYVADYPTEGMVFGKLVRSSKAKAKILDIKIPPLEKGYLIVDYKDVPGVNRVHIVKDDTPVFSEGNVEYIGDPILMVVGPDEQKVAQLANEITITYQELTPIIKLEDSDTVFFDYTIEKGNVKKAFEEADKVYIETFRTGIQEQAYMEGQGMIGIAHENRITIHGSMQCPYYIHGAVAKAMGYEASQVQIKADVTGGGFGGKEDYPSILACEIAVAAYKAKKPVRVIFDRREDMEFTPKRHPSISKYKVAVKDGKVTAMDIDVKINGGAYTTLSAVVLQRAVISALGVYKVDNLHIKGWAMKTNIVPSGAFRGFGAPQTFFAVELIMDHIGRDLGMDPLAFKLANLAAQGDETSTSGKYHFPVPLKEMVEEIETYSFYSEKQALYKNQKGRYRRGMGLSLIFHGAGFTGSGERDHIKAVAKLRKYADGKVEILASNTEIGQGIKTTFSKIVANELNVPLDRIIAADPDTDRVPDSGPTVASRSLMIVGELLRRASIKLLGIWKDGEEQEVEEHFKEPDFVIPFDLETFKGDAYPTYAWAVTVLEIEVDTLTGESKIIGVYGNYDVGTPIDTNVVIGQMEGGLMQGLGYAFMEHMDTDKTGRIRNNSFTDYIIPTSVDVPLMVAKLHIEKYPLGPYGAKGAGELPLIGAAPAYVGALEQALGCSLFHIPYTTEDTMTVLAKENA; this is translated from the coding sequence ATGGATATCAGTAATTCGGTCAGGAAAAAAGATCACGGGCCCAAGATGGACGGTTCGGCCCTATATGTAGCCGATTACCCCACCGAGGGAATGGTATTCGGGAAGCTGGTCCGATCGTCGAAAGCAAAAGCCAAGATTTTGGATATCAAAATCCCTCCCCTTGAGAAGGGGTACCTCATTGTCGACTACAAGGATGTACCAGGAGTTAACAGGGTACACATCGTCAAGGACGACACCCCTGTTTTCAGCGAGGGAAATGTCGAGTATATCGGCGACCCGATCCTTATGGTGGTAGGTCCCGATGAGCAGAAAGTTGCCCAACTGGCAAATGAGATTACCATTACGTACCAGGAACTCACCCCTATTATCAAACTGGAAGATTCTGACACGGTTTTCTTTGACTATACCATTGAGAAAGGCAACGTAAAAAAAGCATTTGAGGAGGCTGACAAGGTATACATAGAAACCTTCAGGACAGGGATCCAGGAACAGGCATACATGGAAGGCCAAGGGATGATCGGCATTGCTCATGAAAACCGCATAACCATCCATGGGTCCATGCAATGTCCCTATTACATCCATGGAGCGGTTGCCAAGGCGATGGGCTATGAAGCAAGCCAAGTCCAGATCAAGGCCGATGTCACCGGAGGAGGCTTCGGGGGAAAAGAAGACTACCCTTCCATCCTAGCCTGTGAGATAGCAGTAGCCGCTTACAAGGCAAAGAAACCGGTAAGGGTCATCTTCGACAGAAGGGAAGACATGGAATTCACTCCAAAGCGACACCCCTCCATTTCCAAATACAAAGTTGCCGTGAAAGACGGCAAAGTCACGGCAATGGATATAGATGTCAAGATTAACGGAGGGGCCTATACAACCCTTTCGGCCGTTGTCCTGCAAAGGGCTGTTATCTCAGCTTTGGGGGTATATAAAGTCGACAACCTCCATATCAAAGGCTGGGCGATGAAAACAAATATAGTACCATCCGGGGCTTTCCGTGGCTTCGGAGCCCCCCAGACTTTCTTTGCTGTCGAGTTGATCATGGACCATATCGGCAGGGATCTGGGTATGGACCCCTTAGCGTTCAAACTTGCAAACCTGGCAGCACAAGGTGATGAAACCTCGACAAGCGGCAAATATCATTTCCCTGTCCCCTTGAAAGAAATGGTAGAGGAAATCGAAACCTATTCCTTCTACTCGGAAAAACAGGCGCTCTACAAGAACCAGAAAGGAAGGTATCGCAGGGGCATGGGACTATCCCTTATCTTCCATGGGGCCGGCTTCACAGGGTCAGGGGAACGGGACCATATCAAGGCAGTGGCAAAACTCCGTAAATATGCCGACGGAAAGGTTGAAATCCTTGCCTCCAATACCGAGATAGGCCAAGGGATCAAGACCACTTTTTCCAAGATTGTAGCCAATGAGCTGAATGTTCCTTTGGACAGAATCATTGCAGCTGACCCCGATACTGACAGGGTTCCCGATTCAGGTCCTACAGTTGCCTCCAGGTCCCTGATGATCGTAGGGGAATTACTGCGCAGGGCCTCCATCAAATTGCTGGGCATCTGGAAAGACGGGGAAGAGCAAGAAGTTGAGGAACACTTCAAAGAACCCGATTTTGTAATTCCTTTCGACCTGGAAACCTTCAAGGGAGACGCCTACCCCACCTATGCCTGGGCAGTTACGGTATTGGAGATTGAAGTAGACACGCTCACCGGAGAGTCCAAGATTATCGGTGTGTACGGAAACTATGATGTAGGGACCCCAATCGATACGAATGTTGTCATTGGCCAAATGGAAGGGGGTTTGATGCAGGGACTTGGCTATGCCTTCATGGAACATATGGATACTGACAAGACAGGGAGAATAAGAAACAACAGTTTCACTGACTATATCATCCCCACATCTGTCGATGTACCCCTCATGGTGGCAAAACTGCACATAGAGAAATATCCACTGGGCCCCTACGGCGCAAAGGGTGCCGGGGAATTACCGCTCATTGGGGCAGCCCCGGCCTATGTGGGAGCGCTTGAACAAGCCTTGGGCTGTTCACTCTTCCATATTCCATATACCACAGAGGACACCATGACTGTGCTGGCAAAGGAGAACGCATGA